In the genome of Oncorhynchus gorbuscha isolate QuinsamMale2020 ecotype Even-year linkage group LG05, OgorEven_v1.0, whole genome shotgun sequence, the window gcacgggagATCTGGCAAACTGtgacaatatatcctccaaacactggtttcgagggcattatcacttttggTCAATGGGTTACCAAccaattcaaataatgattgacatttaaaaaaacattcttTTGATTCATTTATTTCTACTGTTTTATCTTTCCacgagatatagtcccgacacaaatctagggttgcaaCCCAAGCCGGCTAGTTGTTCATTCTATCGGTTAAGTTGCCAGAGATGCAACCCAGTCTTGAAGTATTTTaattctgtatctatggacgtgacccagtcgttagtTAATGTTCTTAtgcccttgcttgctagctagtcaACTTGGGCTaacacagtcacgtcaaacagtgcagccagaataacagaaaAAGTAGCTGCATTTTCATTTTTTATGCGATTTCCTAATGACATTAACAGAACAATGAGCTAGCTAGTGATGCGGGATTTCGCCTGGTATAGAAAATGGGCCCTCTCGCCAGGACCTGTTCAGAGAACCTAGCCATCTACATAGCTAACACAATCCCTTCAAATGCTAGAAAGACAGCAAACTAGCTGCATTTAATTTAGTTAGACCTGTTTTTTTATTgtcatttctttgtatatatccataaaacttatgctgattcatgatttggAGAAAAGCTGCCTGCCCGTCTGTCTCATCCCAACTCTTGACACATTCATtcctatgggacagctggagatcaaatttgaatattgaaacaatgttgcaaatgttggagacagacagcaaggtttatacaaagctctgctgttgaaaaccaaaCGCTCATCTAAACGAAAGGGGAGAttatgtctagatgcttttttacagtggagatcaagtttatatgTTGCCTggttgggctgatgagacagtggattgcagggTGAGATGAAATAGTAACTAGCCATTTCAACGTCATATccttagccggtggtaacttgtgaaatagacaccggctggaacgcggttttaaccaatcagcatccaggattagacccacccgttgtataattaagcaataaggcacgaggaggtgtggtacagtatatggccaatataccatgcaTTCTTAGAACGACACaaagcggagtgcctggatacagcccttagccatggtatattggccatattccaCAAACCTCCAAGGTGtcttataaactggttaccaacataattagagctgtaaaaataaatgttttgtcatacccatggtatacgttCTGATACACCATGACTGtcagtcaatcagcattcagggctcgacccacccagtttataatgtgtTATAGACTCATGTTATATGTATTGCGTATTGTTCTGTATGGTGTTGCCCTACATTGAGGTCAGACGTCAAGGAGGGTGTATAAATCATGCTAGACTAGGCGATTGCCCCCTCCGTAACCCACAGGCTGGTTCTGTTTGTGTTCCAGGGCGGAGGAGGTCGGTGTGATCATGATGAATCTTGAGAAGGCAAACCAGGTGAGTGAAAAATGCCGTCCCGTTGGCAGCCCTCTGAATAAGATGCTTCTTCGTTAAGATAATCACTCCTGTAATCAAGCATCCTGTTTAATTAGACACCCTGCATTCTGCAGCACCCTTGCCTCTCCCTACCATGCCTCCCCCTCCCTGAGCTCCTGTGATTAGAGGCAGTAAACCCTGGCCCCCGTCTGTGGGTGCTCCACGGCACCACTGCAACACTCAGtaaaggacaggagagactgcCAAGCGCGATTGATGCCGGAGTGCCGTGCGCTGGGGCTCGTACCTACCTCATTGCCTTAATTGCTTCCTTTCCTTCCTAGtgatttctcttctctctctgttttctctttcctctctctctctctctctctctctctctctctctctctctctctctctctctctctctctctctcggtcgttCTCTCTCTTgaaccttctctttctcctcgctctctttctctccaccagcAGCCCTTAGTTAAATTTTCTCAAAATGAATCATTAATTAGCAGCCCGAGTGTGACGGAGCAGGTAAACAGTCTGGGAAGAAAGTACACTGACTAAACAGTCCTCTCAGGAATATCGAGTTGCAGTCTTCTGCCGGTGGTCCTCCTCTATTTATTTAGTTTCTGAAGGTCTGTCCTCAGAATCATCTGTCTGTGCTCTTCAGGACCAGTTCATCTATATATCTGCTGAGTGACTGACAGGCTGgttgtgtctgtgttctgttgtgtgaGTTGTAATGCTGTGATGTTTGATTGTAGAAAGCAGAAATGGcccagagggaggtggagaggctAAAGGAACAACTGGCCAGTCCTCGGAGCGCCACCCCAGGGAGCTGCCATCCACCAGAGGGCACTAGTGGGGTGAGACGAGACCACATCCTCTTCTGTTCAGATCAATGTGTTCCTCaatccccccttccccccttcaAATTCATTGAAGCTTCACATCATGGATCTTTTAAGTGTGGGAATTCTGGACGGTATAATTTTAGCCTTTTTCAAAAGGAATTCTCACCTTCCATTTATTTACCCTTCAGTGTCTTTGACTCCTTTTGACTCTGTTTCCTCTCAcaccctgtctttctttcttccaCTTAGGAGAGGGGTGATGTGTTGCCATCCAAGCTGGAGGCTAAGCTGATGGCTAAAGACCGAGAGATCCTCAGGCTACTGGAAAACGTACAGAGACTACAGTTCGCACTACAGGAAGTCCAAAACATCTCAGCCAATCAGATCATTGAGCTGGAAAGTCAGCTGACCTATAAGACAGAAGCTATTGAGGTAAGTCCTACTGCACACACTCAAATGGCAAGCGGGATGGACCCACCTTCTTGTCGGTGGAGTTTACTGATATATGCTTCCTCTCTTTGACTGTTTCAGAGATTAGAAGCTAAACTGCAATCCCAGTTGGACTATGAAGAGATTAAAACAGAACTCCGGTGAGACAAACACCCATGGTGCTTGAGAAGAGACGACTAATCATATTACAATATCTTATTATAGAAACACAATATAACATTCTTACTGTTGTTTTTTTCCTCTTGTAGTATCTTGAAGGTAATGAAGCTGGCCTCAATGAATGGTAGCTCGTCCCAGGTGAGATATATATTGAAGTTTATTGCCTTGTTGTTCATAGCCCAGCATTAATCAAAATAGTTTGCTTCTTAACAAAACGGAACTTTCGTTTCTTCTTAATGTTCCACTGCTGTCAGGGAAGAAAAAGTTTAGCAGTGCCATTGAATGCCTCAGTGAGCGTCATGCATTGTAAGGATATCTACAGCCACTATAATTGATTAATCGAAATTgaacagcctgtgtgtgtgtgtgtgtgtgtgtgtgtgtgtgtgtgtgtgtgtgtgtgtgtgtgtgtgtgtgtgtgtgtgtgtgtgtgtgtgtgtgtgtgtgtgtgtgtgtgtgtgtgtgtgtgtgtgtgtgtgtgtgtgtgtgtgtctctctctctctctctctctctctctctctctcaccaggaCACTGCAGAGGCTTTTTTGCGGGACAAAGAGGCCTTTCTTCCCTCTCCCAAGTACCTGATGGATAAGGCCAGAATCTTACACAACAATGGTGAGGCAACAGTATCTATGCCTATGAAATCTAATTGTAGTTCTTGAAAGCTGTTTGTATTGTACTGTGTTGGCTCTATGCAGCTGTATACCCCAGTGGGTGTGAAAGTGCTGCTAATCTGAGTGTGACTCTGTGTCTGCAGATGAGGACCGATCGGAGGAGTCAGGCAGGGAGTCGGACAGGGAGTGGGGCAGGCCCTCAGGGTCCTTCTCCTCAGTCTCCCAAGTGGATGAGCGTACCTCTGCCAGCCCTGGACCCCCCACAATGGACGTCTCCTCCTCTAGCCACGACCTCCCCCGCCCCTTCTCTGTGTCCCCCTGCTCAAGGGACAGGCTGTCTGCGGACCACGTCGTCCACAagcagctcctctcctccccactctttaAGAAGGAATCCGGCAGCCCCCTCATGGCCTTTCCCACCGCCCTGTATGCAGCCAAAGTCACCCTAATGTCAGCCAATCAGGGACCTGCAGGGGTCGGCGGCATCGAGGCCGGCCTGCCCAGTGACCAATCGGAAAGCGGGAGCTCCACTGCGGGTGATGACGACCAGTTAGAGACAGCAGAGATTGCCTTCCAGGTCAAAGAGCAGCTGCTGAAGCACAACATTGGCCAGCGTGTGTTTGGTCACTATGTGCTGGGCCTATCACAGGGCTCGGTCAGTGAGATACTGGCCCGACCCAAGCCCTGGAGGAAGCTGACAGTGAAAGGCAAGGAGCCCTTCATCAAGATGAAACAGTTCCTGTCTGACGATCAGAACATCTTGGCCCTCAGGACCATCCAGGTCCGACAGAGAGGTGAGTGGACTGGACAGTTGTCACTCCAGCAGAATACTCAGCAGGGTCGGTCCTGGGCGGTCCctgaatgggagaccagatgctgctggaagtggtgttggaggaccAGTAAGGGGcagtctttcctctggtctaaggtgatcccaatgccccagggcagtgaaggGGACATTGCCCTGCGTAGGGTGTCGTCTTTCGGATGtgacgttaaatgggtgtcctgactctctgtggtcattaaAAATCTGATGCCACTCATCTAAAGAGTAGGGGTGGTAACCCCTCATAGCTAAATTCCCAACCTGGCCCCATTCCATCATgtccacctaatcatccccctaATTCCTAATTGGCATAgatcatctctccacctctccacaaaAAGGGTTGCCATGCATCACCCAAGTGGATGCtacacattggtggtggatgaggtgagtttcCCCCTACTATGTAAAGTGCTCTGAGTAAAATGAAATAATATCAGGCATTAATCTGCTGTACATGCATTTAATGTGCTAAAGCAGAAGATTGTGTGTTGCGGTAGCAGTATTTGTATTTGAGGATTTTATTAGTGCTGTGGGATAGAGCAGAGTTGgccgctctgtctctctgatgaGTTTTGAAAGGTTGGTGGTTTAGTTTCTGGGCCTCTCTGCATTTAAACCGTTTAATCTCCCTGGGCTGCACTTTTAACTTCTTCATttgcatttgacattttagtcatttagcagagactcttacccagagcgactttagtgcattcatcttcagatagctaggtgagacagccacatatcacagtccaagtaagtacatttttccacTAAAGTAGCTATCACCAAAATCAGAGCTAGTAAGGCGGTAAGAACGATAAGTGCGAGTGTTaggtctctgggggggggggggggggggggattatttaagatactctgctgtcctagcttcagggggaggctggttccaccattggggtgccaggacagaggagagcttGGACTGGACAAGGCAGAAGCTTCCCTCCCATAGGGATGCGAGGGCCAAGAGAACAGAGGTGGCTTCCTCTCCCAtgtttcttgtgttacttttaaaCTTTGTTTTCTTCCCAGATTTCAGAGCTTTTGAAAGTTGAGCTTGCCGTATACCGCAACCTCAGACGCCAACATCTCAAAGGCAGCCATTGATCTTCCAGTCGAAAGCAAAGCCTTGGAACTGCTCTCTGATCAGCCATCccactcactcgctctctctcccccctccttttctctcactctctgttacCCTCTCTGTGGTAGGGAGCATCACTCCTCGCATCCGAACTCCTGAAACTGGGTCAGACGACGCCATCAAAAATATCTTGGAGCAGGCCAAGAAGGAGATCCAGTCCCAGAGAGGAGGTGTGTCTGGAACAGGTTATGCATCTACTCTTTATTCAACTGTGCTAGGTCAGGTGACATTTTTAATTATCATTATTTTTGGTTTGTACATTTTGAGAGCAATTTTCATTGATGGCAGTTGACGTTTTTGAAGTTGGTGTGGACTGTGTATTCGTAGAGTTCTCTGTAACGgtttgcgtgtgtttgtgtgtgcgtgcacaatCTGCAGGTGACATTAAGTCGTCCCTGGGCAGCCCCTCCGGCTTGAGTAGTAATGGGGCGGGCGGCAGCTCAGACGACACCATCAAGAACATCCTGGAGCAGGCCAGGAGGGAGATGCAGGCGCAGCAGCAGGCCCTGATGGAGATGGATGTCTGTGGCAGGGCCTCTGCCACCAGCGCTGGGCCCCAGGTGGAGCGCCTGGGGCTCCCTGAGCCTTCCAAGGTCCTGCCTTTACCCACCTTCATCAAACAGGAGGAGGGGGGCACCGTGTGCATGGCCAACCCCATCAGCAGCCCCCAGACCCCCCTCAGTGTCCTCTCCCCCGCCGCCTTTGTCCAGAACATCATCCGTAAAGTCAAGTCGGAGATCGGTGAGGCGGGGACTTACTTCGACCAGCACTGGTCTGTGGAGCGGGGGCCCATAGGCATGGCAGGTGGCGTAGGGGGCGGCAGCTCTCGGCCCTTCACCTcagtgtctccctccctgtcttcctcctcgtCTTCGGGCCCCTCGGCCCTGCCCCGGCCCTGGCCCCGGCTGGAGAACGGAGAGTGTCTGCCCAACAGTGAGGAGGCGTCTGCAGCCGAGGAGGACACTGGCTCGGGGATGGTACGGTCTGTGGAAGTAAAAGTGGAGTCGGACGTGTCAGTGAGTGGGGAGTCACCCGGCCCTGGTCGTGGCCTGTCCTATTACCCATCATACCTCCCCCGCACCCTGAAGCCCACCGTGCCGCCGCTGACGCCGGAGCAGTATGAGATGTACATGTACCATGAGGTGGACACTATCGAACTCACCCGGCAGGTCAAAGAGAAGCTGGCGAAGAACGGTATCTGTCAGAGGATCTTTGGTGAAAAGGTGTGTGTTCACCTCACTCCATGCTTCCTCTTAAAAGGATGACATATTTTGGATAACTTAATGTGTCTCAATAAGTCATTTGTGAGGCCTCTTTCTAAGCCAAAAATGATTAAGATGTATCATGTGAATATGAAACTGATTTTGAGCATGTGTAATCAGTTTGTTCTTCAATTCGTATAGATTGAGTGCTTCTGCCCTCTAGTGGTTGTAGGTATTGACTTAAATGGGTCCTTAGTGAAGCTGATGTGCCAGTCAGCATTTTGTCATGTCTCGAACAGATACCAAAGAGGtactgaaattgttgcatttgcTCAGTAGGAATAACTTGATGTTTATCCTGTGTATCCTCTCTCCAGGTGCTGGGTCTGTCTCAGGGCAGTGTGAGTGACATGCTGTCTCGGCCCAAACCCTGGAGCAAGCTGACCCAGAAAGGCAGGGAACCCTTCATCCGCATGCAGCTGTGGCTGCTGGACCAGCTGGGCCAAGCACTCACCCAGCTTCCCAGCCAAAGCCTCTCTCGAGGTGGGCCACTACACATCACACACTGCAGCTTGGGCCTATTTATTTTATACAAGTAATTATTTGTATACATAAGGTCAATAAGAGTACGAGTGTCTTTTCTAGCTAATTAGCTGAATATAGAAGGTCTCTTTGCTTCTTTATCTGTTGCTCTGACTGATGATTTCACCCTCTGATGTTTTGTGACTACCGCCCATAGATAAAAGCCCAGTGACGGCCCAGTCGTCGCCCTCCCCACCCCCCCAGCCCAGAGGAGAACCACCCCAGCCCATTGGTGGAGCCCGTCAGCCATACCCTGGAGAGCAGCAAAGAGAACCAGCAGCCTGATGGCCTGGGCCTAATGCCCCCCCACCCAGAAGGAGGGAAATCCacccccagtctgctgtccctccACCAGCCCCACACCCCCCCTGGGCATCCAGGAGCTGGTGGCAATGTCCCCAGAGCTGGACACATACGCCATCACCAAGAAGGTCAAGGAGGTGCTAACAGACAACAACCTAGGTGAGTGTAAGTTGTTGTCTCTGGATATGGCTTTTAGGAATGGGTGTGGGATTTATGTTGTGGTGAGTTAATGGTATGTGTTGTGGTTTTCTCTGACCACCGGGTTAGGATAAGGGCTGGATCTACTAGGATAAAGGCCAGCGGACCTACTTTATGTGTGCTCTGGGTGGAATACAGTGTGTCTGTCAATGTGTGTGCTAACTTCCTGTGAAACTGGAGGgcacgcaattcaaataaataatcataaatattaTGTGTTTTAAAAATTTAGGTagatataagtgtcttatatcggctgaaagcttaaattcttgttaatctaacagtagctattacagcgaaaacatgccatgcgattgtttgaggacagcgccccacatcaaaatagtTTTCCAACGGCACAGGTGTCATACATTCACATATAacaattaaatattcacttacatttttaaaatcttcctctgatttgtcatccaaagggtcccagcattaacatgtagtgtcaacaagtcaaaatacatttctatttactcctcagataccctaaaatatAATCAAACTATAATTTTTTTCTGAAAGAAGTATGTTCAGTAGGAAACAGATTTTAGCAGGTGCGTAATGTCTTCATGTTGAGCGCAAACACAAATTTCCAAGACCGTGTCCCTCTATTAAAACTGTTATTTCTTATTCGTTTTttttacaagcctgaaaccttgaacatagactcctgtggaagccataggaattgcatccagggagctaattttcaatatgacctgtctcttgcatttctaagaggatggtctctctcAAAAAACTCTGGTTGTTTTTTCTTTAGATTCTCCCCTATCATATCTATTGTGTTTTATTCCCCTACATTATTTAAACATTCCTACAAACTTcgaagtgttttctttccaatggtaccaattatatgcaaatCCTGGCTTTTGGGCCTGAGCTacggcagtttactttgggcacgtcattcaggcaggaagtggagaaaaaaggTGCCTAGCCCTAAGATTAAACCTTTGTTTGTGTGCTTTAGGCCAGCGGCTGTTTGGGGAGAGTATACTGGGCCTCACCCAGGGCTCAGTGTCAGACCTGCTCTCCAGGCCCAAGCCCTGGCACAAACTCAGCCTCAAAGGCAGGGAGCCTTTCGTCCGCATGCAACTGTGGCTCAACGACCCACACAACGTGGACAAGCTGAGGGACATGAAGAAGATGGAGAAGAAAGGTTGGTCTATTTACGGCATGTTATCTGCAAATGATGCTCTGTTATCAGGGTTTGCATGTTAGCAGTATGTGTATTTGCATTTAGCCAATCATACAGTAGAGCACTGTGTGGATGTACCAAtagatgtacagtgcattcggaaagtattcagaccccttccctctttccacatttagttaccttacagccttattctaaaatggatgacatcattttttcccctcattaatctacacaaatATATCACAtcatgacaaagagaaaacaggtctttagaaatttttgcaaaagTATAAAAattgaaaacagaaataccttatttacataagtattcagaccctttgctatgagactcgaaattgagctcaggtgcatcctgtttccatttatcagccttgagttgtttctacaacttggagtccacctgtggtaaattcaattgattgggcatgatttggaaaggcacacacctgtctatataaggtcccatagttcacagtgcatgtcagagcaaaaaccaagccatgaggtcaaaggaattgtccgtagagcgccgaggcagaattgtgttgaggcacagatctggggaagggtaccaaaacatttatgcagcattgaaactctctttctctctgtgttgtccTCTAAGCCTACCTGAAGAGGCGGTATGGGCTGCTGAGTACCGGCTCAGACAGTGACTCTCCCAGTGCCCGCTCTGAGTGTGTGAGCCCAGCTCTGGCCTCAATAGACCTGTGTCCCTACAGTCAGGTGAAGAAGCCCAGGGTGGTGCTGGGGGCTGAGGAGAAGGAGGCTCTGAGGAAGGCCTACCTCCTGGAGCCATACCCCTCCCAGCACACCATTGAGATGCTGGCCTGCCAGCTCAACCTCAAAACCAATACCGTCATCAACTGGTTCCACAACTACAGGTCAGACATGGCATCAGATCCCTACCCCTAGAGGGACTAGAATAATTACATTGAATAAATAAGGTACACGACTCCTTCAAACTGTTAGTTTGATTGTTGTTTTTCTAAGCAGGTCCAGGATGCGACGGGAGGTCCTCATGGAGGGTCTCCAGGACAacgacacagacacagaacacCACAGCTACTCTCCCTCGGCCATACAGAGCCCCATCTCAGacggagatgagaggaggctgCTGCACCCCGCTGGACGCACCCCCCACCCCATCCGCCCCCTCAGCGCCAACACACCACTGCCTCATGTCAAACAGGAGGCCAGTGAGCgggaggacgagggagaggaggaggagaggaacggcTACATCAAACAGCCTAAGATCCAGTGTTTCTCTATGGGTGCCCAGTTCCC includes:
- the LOC124036191 gene encoding LOW QUALITY PROTEIN: homeobox protein cut-like 2 (The sequence of the model RefSeq protein was modified relative to this genomic sequence to represent the inferred CDS: deleted 1 base in 1 codon): MAADVGSMFQYWKKFNLRRLQRELNSIASELAGRQEESEHSHKHLVELSREFKRNVPEEVREMVAPVLKSFQAQVVALNKRSKEAESAFLGIYKQLIEAPDPVPVLEATHTLEERLQQLQSSAPNSEALVREISGHWKRHLECLDKPGDTEEDPAAAESGPGEASSWTAGVMTPNSKQALRVTGSLQQNHQGQNQTEGEAEDTDATLADRLGEAEERIKVLHSSLSTAQTDLLDLRCKYDQEKANKAEEVGVIMMNLEKANQKAEMAQREVERLKEQLASPRSATPGSCHPPEGTSGERGDVLPSKLEAKLMAKDREILRLLENVQRLQFALQEVQNISANQIIELESQLTYKTEAIERLEAKLQSQLDYEEIKTELRILKVMKLASMNGSSSQDTAEAFLRDKEAFLPSPKYLMDKARILHNNDEDRSEESGRESDREWGRPSGSFSSVSQVDERTSASPGPPTMDVSSSSHDLPRPFSVSPCSRDRLSADHVVHKQLLSSPLFKKESGSPLMAFPTALYAAKVTLMSANQGPAGVGGIEAGLPSDQSESGSSTAGDDDQLETAEIAFQVKEQLLKHNIGQRVFGHYVLGLSQGSVSEILARPKPWRKLTVKGKEPFIKMKQFLSDDQNILALRTIQVRQRGSITPRIRTPETGSDDAIKNILEQAKKEIQSQRGGDIKSSLGSPSGLSSNGAGGSSDDTIKNILEQARREMQAQQQALMEMDVCGRASATSAGPQVERLGLPEPSKVLPLPTFIKQEEGGTVCMANPISSPQTPLSVLSPAAFVQNIIRKVKSEIGEAGTYFDQHWSVERGPIGMAGGVGGGSSRPFTSVSPSLSSSSSSGPSALPRPWPRLENGECLPNSEEASAAEEDTGSGMVRSVEVKVESDVSVSGESPGPGRGLSYYPSYLPRTLKPTVPPLTPEQYEMYMYHEVDTIELTRQVKEKLAKNGICQRIFGEKVLGLSQGSVSDMLSRPKPWSKLTQKGREPFIRMQLWLLDQLGQALTQLPSQSLSRDKSPVTAQSSPSPPPSPEENHPSPLVEPVSHTLESSKENQQPDGRPSTSPTPPLGIQELVAMSPELDTYAITKKVKEVLTDNNLGQRLFGESILGLTQGSVSDLLSRPKPWHKLSLKGREPFVRMQLWLNDPHNVDKLRDMKKMEKKAYLKRRYGLLSTGSDSDSPSARSECVSPALASIDLCPYSQVKKPRVVLGAEEKEALRKAYLLEPYPSQHTIEMLACQLNLKTNTVINWFHNYRSRMRREVLMEGLQDNDTDTEHHSYSPSAIQSPISDGDERRLLHPAGRTPHPIRPLSANTPLPHVKQEASEREDEGEEEERNGYIKQPKIQCFSMGAQFPQLKTEHEDLMGGCRELHLAPHYPQSMRQEEGMSSQAQGLFQEALCLDGPQRTSHSRHEVDDSSKSPVDPVRFKASSEPSRSSLEVSLNSPSAASSPGLMMSVSPVSSSSAPISPSLPNPPTTSTNHSLDPNPMPPIQSPKPNRSVQRRTEKIANLNNIIHRLERAANREETLEWEF